One stretch of Miscanthus floridulus cultivar M001 chromosome 18, ASM1932011v1, whole genome shotgun sequence DNA includes these proteins:
- the LOC136521169 gene encoding hydroxyproline O-galactosyltransferase HPGT2-like, with amino-acid sequence METLASAMRRENRRSKAPSSSSSATALASGRVPLVMAFLSCLAWLYVAGRLWQDAQTRAILSGLLEKSSGSVPKVLSVEDKLRNLGCKAIGRKIVEAEMDLTKAKSEGYLWGNRTATLDSDKKQQLLAVIGVYTGFGSRLKRNVFRGSWMPRGDALKKLEEKGVVIRFVIGRSANRGDSLDRNIDDENRQTKDFLILESHEEAAEELPSKAKFFFSAAVETWDAEFYVKVEDNINLDLAGLIEMLEGRRGSQGLYMGCMKSGVVISEEGQQWYEPDWWKFGDSKTYFRHASGSLFILSKNLARYININSASLQSYAHDDISVGSWMMGLNATYVDDDRLCCSSSRQEKVCSNA; translated from the exons ATGGAGACGCTGGCCAGCGCCATGCGGCGCGAGAACCGCCGGTCCAAGgccccgtcctcctcctcctccgccaccgccctcGCCTCGGGCAGGGTCCCTCTCGTCATGGCCTTCCTCTCCTGCCTCGCCTGGCTCTACGTCGCCGGCCG GTTGTGGCAGGACGCGCAGACCCGGGCGATCCTGTCCGGCCTCCTCGAGAAGAGTTCTGGCAGC GTCCCGAAGGTGCTCTCGGTGGAGGACAAGCTTAGGAACCTCGGATGCAA AGCGATTGGAAGGAAAATTGTTGAGGCGGAGATGGACCTGACCAAAGCCAAGAGCGAGGGGTACCTGTGGGGGAACAGGACTGCAACTCTGGACTCCGACAAGAAGCAGCAGCTTCTTGCCGTCATTGGAGTTTACACTGGGTTTGGCTCCCGTCTCAAGAGGAACGTCTTCCGTGGCTCCTGGATGCCAAGAG GTGATGCTCTGAAGAAGCTTGAGGAAAAGGGTGTAGTTATTCGTTTTGTTATTGGTCGGAG TGCAAATCGAGGTGATAGCTTGGACCGTAATATTGACGATGAAAATCGGCAGACAAAGGACTTCTTGATTCTT GAAAGTCACGAAGAGGCTGCAGAAGAATTACCGAGCAAAGCAAAGTTTTTCTTCAGTGCCGCAGTTGAAACCTGGGATGCAGAATTCTATGTCAAAGTTGAGGATAACATTAATCTTGACTTAG CTGGGTTAATTGAGATGCTCGAAGGCCGTCGAGGTAGCCAAGGATTGTATATGGGTTGTATGAAATCAGGGGTTGTCATAAGTGAAGA GGGCCAACAATGGTATGAACCTGACTGGTGGAAATTTGGAGATTCAAAAAC GTATTTTCGACATGCTTCTGGTTCTTTGTTTATCCTCTCAAAAAATTTGGCACGCTACATCAACATAAATAG TGCATCACTGCAGAGTTATGCACATGACGACATATCAGTAGGTTCATGGATGATGGGACTGAATGCAACTTACGTGGACGATGACCGGTTGTGCTGTAGCAGTTCCAGACAAG AGAAAGTCTGTTCAAATGCTTGA
- the LOC136520659 gene encoding jasmonate-induced oxygenase 4-like, whose product MVHQAQGQMVQEVAAAVLPTLPTRYVLREEDRPTAPPTTGGVAAPELAAFPTVDVQRLADPGDVEEADKIRSALQSWGLFKVTGHGMPVALLDGVRDAGVEFFHLPLEEKLRHANRDDAGEFQPEGYGIDRVDTDEQVLDWCDRLYLTVQPEEERRAQFWPARPPALGRLLHEYALGSEQVAKRVLMAMGRLLGFGEEFFLDHVGERGSTYARFTYYPPCPRPDLVYGLKPHTDNSVVTVLLLDRDVGGLQVLLREEGGGDGRWVDVPVLARDELLVVVGEEMEIMSNAVFRAPTHRVVTSGERERMTLVLFYQPEPHKDLQPAEELVAEDRPAMYRKLKAKAFGDGFWDAFALGERTIDFLNIKVDDRESAGSMPEAAAA is encoded by the exons ATGGTGCATCAGGCTCAGGGACAGATGGTGCAGGAGGTGGCCGCCGCCGTCCTCCCCACGCTGCCGACCCGGTACGTGCTGAGGGAGGAGGACCGCCCGACAGCCCCACCAACAACCGGTGGCGTCGCGGCGCCCGAGCTGGCGGCCTTCCCCACCGTGGACGTGCAGCGTCTTGCCGACCCCGGCGACGTCGAGGAGGCCGACAAGATCCGGTCGGCGCTCCAGTCCTGGGGCCTCTTCAAG GTGACCGGTCACGGCATGCCAGTGGCGCTGCTGGATGGCGTCCGGGACGCCGGGGTGGAGTTCTTCCACCTGCCCTTGGAGGAGAAGCTGAGGCACGCGAACCGGGACGACGCCGGCGAGTTCCAGCCCGAGGGGTACGGCATCGATCGCGTGGACACGGACGAGCAGGTGCTGGACTGGTGCGACCGCCTGTACCTGACCGTGCAGCCGGAGGAGGAGCGGCGGGCGCAGTTCTGGCCCGCGCGCCCGCCGGCGCTCGGGAGGCTCCTGCACGAGTACGCCCTGGGTAGCGAGCAGGTGGCGAAGCGCGTGCTCATGGCCATGGGGCGGCTGCTCGGGTTCGGCGAGGAGTTCTTCCTCGACCACGTCGGCGAGAGGGGGAGCACGTACGCGCGGTTCACCTACTACCCGCCCTGCCCGCGCCCGGACCTCGTGTACGGGCTCAAGCCGCACACCGACAACTCCGTCGTCACCGTGCTCCTCCTCGACCGCGACGTCGGCGGCCTCCAGGTGCTGCTCAGGGAGGAGGGTGGCGGCGACGGGCGGTGGGTGGACGTGCCCGTGCTCGCCCGCGACGAGCTGCTGGTGGTCGTGGGGGAGGAGATGGAGATCATGAGCAACGCCGTGTTCAGGGCGCCCACGCACCGCGTGGTGACGAGCGGCGAAAGGGAGAGGATGACGCTCGTGCTCTTCTACCAGCCGGAGCCGCACAAGGACCTGCAGCCCGCGGAGGAGCTGGTGGCCGAGGACCGCCCCGCGATGTACAGGAAGCTCAAGGCCAAGGCCTTCGGCGACGGCTTCTGGGACGCGTTTGCGCTCGGCGAGCGCACCATCGACTTCCTCAACATCAAGGTCGACGACAGGGAGTCAGCTGGGAGCAtgccggaggcggcggcggcttaA